From Mercenaria mercenaria strain notata unplaced genomic scaffold, MADL_Memer_1 contig_4931, whole genome shotgun sequence:
ttttatcaagctgttaaattttaatatttattcataAATGTTGTTATTGTTACCATGTCAATATCGAAATACACAAACAAGCAAAATTGAAACATATCCTTTTTGtgattatacccccaccaaacatggtgggggttggtgggggggggggggtggagggggctatataggagtcagttttgtcgcgtcgcgtcccgaaatctattatctcaattattactcaatggatttgattcaaacttaaaatagatgtttcaccttatcacccacatcatgagacacaatgtgcataactctgacaccaagttttcatgaattatgtccccttttacttagaatttaaggttaattttgttgtattttcactatatctcagttattactaaatgcatttaattcaaacttaaaatagttgttccacctcatcacccacatcatgtgacacacggttcataactctgacatctattttttatgaattatgtccccttttactttaaatttaaggttgattttgatgtattttcactatatctcagttattacaaaatggatttgattcagacttaaaatagatgttccacctcatcacccacatcatgtgacacaaggtacataactctgacgccaattttttttatgaattatgcccctttttgcttagaatttaaggttaattttgatgtattttcactatatctcagttactactgaatggattttattcaaacttaaaatagatgttccacctcatcacccacatcatgtgacataaggtgcttaactctgacatcaattttttatgaattatgttcccttttactttaaatttaaggttgattttgatgtattttcactatatctcagttattacaaaatggatttgattcagacttaaaatagatgttccacctcatcacccacatcatgtgacacaaggtacataactctgacaccaattttgtatgaattatgcccctttttacttagaatttaaggttaattttgatgtatattcactatatctcagttactactgaatggattttattcaaacttaaaatagatgttccacctcatcacccacatcatgtgacacaaagtgcataactctgacaccaatttttcttgaattatgtccccttttacttagaatttaaggttaattttgatatattttcactatatctcattctgattggcttagagccaaagggaagtaacctttttaacttttatactgagtttcttccccttaaattccagaaattagtctatttttagaaattctattttaagatattcaatattttaggtatttttctaacttttttattataagtcctatgtaaaaagtaaatacatttttctgtggtaacatgggtcggtaagacacttttttgtattcactttagtgtatctctaatattagagatttttttatatttacctcatccgtCATCCAGGGCACATATTTATACTAGTAtcacttatatgtggaagcccagggtGAAGTACTCTAAAGACGAGTAAACTtcattttaagtattaagcttttttgacattttaatattattataagtatttttaagatttcttatagttgccattcttctgtgacaagaccgtatggtgggggtatgagtcactcctgtgacagttctagtttaacCTAAAGTCTTGTTGTTGAAGACAAACCAGTGGTTCACATTGTGAGGGAACTGCTAATTTATGGTCTTGCATCAGTATTAGCTGCGACACATGTAGCATGCAAAATGGACTTTTCATTTGAAACCATTCCTAAGTTGAAAAACAGGCAATTCTTCAAACTATGACGTTAATGTAACGTGGGGAGCCATTGTTTCTGGTAGCGGTGCGTCCCATTTGAAGGAGATTATGGCTACGATAGAAGACCATGTTTATCACAGCCAGCATTTTCAAATACAGATTAGGATGCTGGATCATGTTGGGAAAAATTGTCCCGAGAAGAAATGCCAGCAATGGGTTGTCATCCTTGTAAAGTGTTCCATTGAAGactttatttgatattataatatagttcagtgtttctttgaaatcctatATTACAGTTCTATGTTTATGATCGTGTGTTGATATGTACATGTGCTACCTGAAATGTTTTCTCAATTtgttaattaagaaatgttgtcaCCACACATTTGgtcattaaaattttgattatttctaCGTTTAATAAACACTATTTACTACATTATCATGTACAACCATAAATTGAACAttgatacatatttcattaaTCTACTGTCAGATGTCCATTTGTTCACATTTATTTCGTCACAGCGATAGATGCttcattcattcataaatattACAGATGATAAATCGACATGAGTatggaaacttttaaaaagtgATATTTGAAGTCTaagatttttacatttaaactaTAATTTATAAAGACGTAACTGTATGATTTAGACATATATGATTTAGGCGTTGTAACCTTAAGACACCGAAAGTACCAACCAACCGCGGATTTTTAGTGTGGAATATTAAAGTCCATAATCTCTATATGACTCGGTGTTTTTGCTCTTTAAGCATGGACAAATGTTGTCGTAAGGACAATGAATCCGTATCAGATTCATATATATGAGAATATGTCAGGACATTTCTCTATGGAATTCATGGCTTCCTTAACTGACAGCATTCTGTAACTTGGTACTTTTACCAAAGATATCCGAGACATGGAAAAGTTCCTTGCATTCGAGAGTCTGGAATGTGAATAAGAATCACATATTCTTCTTTAAAGTATAGATATacccaatatttgttttaaatacctAACTTTATATAttcaaacgcaaaagaaagtatGCACCCTGGTTTTCATCAACTGAAGTAGATTATGTTGTCCGAAGTagattatttttctaaaagtatGTCATCTTTGGTACCACAATTTAGTGCAGTTTATGGCCAATTTAATGTGTttcgattattttcaaaattttgacatttatgggGATTCTTGGCTATTCAAAGCCAACAGGGGTCAAAAACGGAAATTGTAAATCTCTTTCTTGTCAGATGATAAAAAAGCTGCCTGTCCCtccaacattattttttttaaatatcgttTGTGACCACCTCTACTGTTCATTCAAGCATTTATATGGCTACGCTTAGGCCTAACGTAATAGCAGAATGACGTCACGAAGAATTTTATTCCATTCTTGAGTAGCGGTTGTCACCCGAGGTCTGCTGGATCTATGGCGTACAGCAACTCGACCAGTTTGCTGAAATTGCTGGTGCAAAAGAATTATGACATTACCTTGGGACCCAAACGTTCTGCTGACGTGAATAACTTTGTCACCCCGTTGAAGTATTGCTAACGCTTCAATTCGCTGAGTTTCACCAAGTCgtggcattttattacagcacagATTTGGAATCTAATGTGTTTTTCCTTTCACCAAATGTATAAGAAAACTggcaaaacacatttttgtagaCATGTATATTTACAGCACGTGCAAATCGTGCAAAATTCCACTATCGCTAGTTATCTTGTCTCCACCCAGCAGTTTTTATCGTAAATTTTAAGGAAGATCAATGGTACATTCTTGGAGCAAAGTTTTTTCTAGTGTTTCCATGaacatgatatatttttaaacattttttttcagtttgaaggtaAGTGTCCAAAAGggtacagaaagaaaaaaacatgcaaCTGTAGTGAGACGACCAGTAACCTGAGTAATGTGATAGATGACTGTATGACTGTTTCTGATGTTCCAAAACCTTCAAAGCACCTTCTATTGTATTGAAAggcataatgtttaaaaaaaaaaaacatccacttttttataacatgaaACTTACTTGCTGTATGAAATACATAGACCAAGTAGATCTTGTCTGATAAAAGTTGTTTGATTTTAGAAAAGgaagaaatattaaaacaaaataaatagaaatgaaaGTGATGTACAGCAATGATGTTATAAGTGCATATACCTCTCAACAATTACACACAATTCCTATTTGATTTGATGAAGTTGTCATCATCAACAAACCTCTCGAAAACTTACAGTCTGTGTTATTGCCAGTGGTGTTGCCATAAAGAGAACTTGCTTAATACATATTACCTATTTTGTAAATAGAACATGTGCATCATATATATAGTGAAATGACAGTTTGCagtattatatttttatgtatacaaGATAGGACTTAGTAATTCTTTTCAGCCGTAAAGCTTTTCATATGACCAAATTTGTAGGCAAGAAAATATCACACGAGTGAAAGTGTCAGGCGGCACTGAGAGTTCTTTCTCTGATATTTGAAACTGGTGGATCAGATGATGCTGTTTAACAGACGCATACAAAATAGATCATCTTTTGGTAGATAACTAAGAGACATCTATGAAATTGTTAGATTTATGAGGTAATTTCTATGACAGGAGATAATGTTCATGGTGAAAATAGCATTGATAAATCTGTGATCATTTATTCAGTTCGTGAAGCACACATGTACGTATATTAACACTGGAAATGTCCATGACATAATGTTCATAGTGAAAATTGGAATGATAAACCATAATTTCACTTTTTCTGTAATCACTAATTTGTCCATCAAACACATCTACtaacattaaaaatgttgtaaTAGATCATCATTGTATAAACAACTTGATGTAATATCGTTATGAAACTGACAAATGTTGTTAACGTTCTACTTATCTTTATTATTCAGGACAATGGCTTCTATTTCTCACCATATttgacagtgatatatatataaggccaagacaatgtgttacatgtctaaaaatattattaaattaatgtagtagtatgcaagGTACTTGATGtgttaaggtgagtttagaccacaattGGTTTCTACAGTGTAAAATAGTTATCTacgtttataaaactatactgaaaaggaaatgactgaataagtttgaaGATGACGTTGTGAAAACACACTAATAATATTCAGGAAGGGCTTACGAAATTGTCCGTTTGTCaacttgtagaatagctgtattatatcaGTATCATCAAAATGATTTGCATGGAGGTCAGCTAGGAGGTAAAAGTAGGTTACTTGGTTGTGGTGGATCTTATAAAATGACCACACCCTTGAACTGCTCGTGCGCGAAATTGATTAATCGAAGAAAGTTATATTATACGGACAGCATTGATATTATAAGAGAATAAGCAGAAAATATAGCTTTTTGCATGCCTACTGACAATAACATTAATtcatttctcaagagaacataaattcctttatttacttCGATGTTATAAAAATATGTCATGGATAGACATTAATATGGATACTTTGCGACCAAAATAAAACATCGGTATTGAATAAAAAAAGTCGATCGGCGAATAATTGATTGAGATTTTATATTGAGtcaaaatattactatttttgtcACGGGGAGCCGAAAACTACGGTGATAGGTTTCATGTGACGCTTCATTCTTGTTTTAAACATCAAACCATAGAATTGTTGGTGAAGTTTCAACAATATTACTTGATACGtcacaaaattgtttaaaaatatggaCGTGATACAgcatatataattatgtgttgTATATCTGGAtgggaaaatgtttaaaaaaatatcatatgcacaatatatatttatcttaCAAAACGAGCATTTTACAGACGAAAAACACACATGTGTATGTAAAGCTTAATTACGAGAGCAGCAACATTCTACACAAGTCGGTTGCGTAAATGAACGAATCAAAATATTAGTTACCATTTACCTGTGTTTGAATCTTTGACATTTCATCCCTAAAATCTTAAATCAACGAATGTTCGAAAGGGAATGTCGTTTTTGATGAAATCAAGAAATTATATGCCCACGAAATGTTATAGTATtacaagtggtgtcacatttTCTTACGATGTCTAGCCTAGCATATCAATAATTATCGCGGTCTAAGAGGTACCATTTTACCGTTTAACtatcaattcttttttttttgtgatatccTCAATCAATTTTTTGATATCCTTAATCAATTTTGAGATATCCTTAACTCATTCTATGATACcaataaatgcattttgtaatgTCATAAAATACGGTGCATTTAATAATACCACTGATTATAAATTTAGATATCATAAATGTAGTTttgatttattaaattatttaaagatataataaattgatttaaaatgacATCACAAgctatatttatatacatttttagctcgtctaCATGCATTCAAAGAATATGGGGAGCTATGCTAATTACCCCGgcgttgtttaaagtttttaaatgaaatgacaaTATCTTGTACACCATCAatgatatttacttcaaacttagaGCACTTGTTTATTAaaacagtctctacctgtaggcaagagtacataactctgtcttgtattttgactgaattatggccctttttggacttggaaattgattTAGTTTTCGTGCAAGTAGATGTTTGTCAAAACGATTTGacgtgtggctttgaaactttgaatacttgtttCTTGTCATTGTCTTCAtctgtaagcaagagtacataactctgtcagctGGCTGAATTATGGaactttttggacttggaaatcagttaattttttcataacagtccatattttgcctatcctgtttgtcatatggctttgaaactttgaccacttgtttaccatcgtagtctacatatgtaggcaataCTTCAAAACTAGGACAaagactttagctcagttatggccatTTTCTGacagaaattagttaagtttcgcttaccattccatattttgtctaaactgtttgacatatggctttgaaactttgaacacttgcttaccatcatggttaCACATAGCCATACAGTACAAGACTTATCAAATCTACATTTACAGGTACATTTTTGACTTATGTCTGTAAATATCTGggaatattttgaccccatacttccatcaattcttcaaatagtcgggcgtactgtcaacagacagctcttgttttttcttattcttaatcCGACTAAATTATATCTTTATTCTAGGATATCACTCCTTGAATACATTAAATGATATCAATGATATCAATAAATCATTAAAAGAGGTGATTTCATGACATCCTAAATTCGATTTATGCAAATTAATATTCATACACAATAGTATTGTTGTaagattttgaatttttaaaagacACATAGTCcttgttacaaaatgaatttgtgATGCCCATAAATGATATTTAAGGGCATCTATGAATTAAGTTGTGCTAATCCGTAATTGAATTCAGCATGCACAAAATACTGGTTCACCTATTTGCAGTTTTCCAGCTGACATTTAATTTAGTGGGACTGACCGGGCCGTATACTATTTACTGTGCGTTATTTTATATTACCGTCGGGGACGCGGGGCGAAAACTCAATACACAGCGGGAGAGCGGGCGAAAACACGCTAATTAGCCAGGGCACGGGGCAAAAAGAcgagatttaataaaaaaaaaggccCGGTCGTGCGGCGAAAAAAAAAACGCTAATCAGAGCTCTATTTTCgtcgctaattatcgtgttttcattTAGACTCGTGAGGTCGCAGCTGTAAGCTGTTTGAATGACGGGAGCGGGGCGAATTCTAGATCAATGAACCAAAAAGGTTATACTGCGGGGCAAAAGCTCGCTAAAAATCGTGGaagattggggggggggggggggggggcgctaAAGACAAGATTTAAGAGGCATAACGACGAGGTCACGTAGTGAAAAGAATCTAACTGGCGCTCTATTTACGCCGATGTTTCACTGCACGACCACACCGTACTTTCGTTTCCCGCCCCCGCTGTTCAGCGTGTTTTAGCTCCGCGCCTTAAATCGAGGAGTGCCAGGACATTAAGCAGAAACAGAGGGGAGACAACTCATTAAAGTTGATTTTGGATAGACTTATGTTTTATTTTCCCTTGACTACAATAAAGTTCAATTTAATTGGAACATGATATTTATAGATTCGTTCTTGGAAAGGaagtaaattcagtttaataTTTACCGTAACtacagaaattgttttttttctctcagtttcttttcattttacacaCAATCATTTATCTTCGTATTTTTTTTCAACGGGAAATTATATGTTGTGTTGTGGATTACTTAGTAACAATTAGATTTCCTCAATCGGATAGTCAACACTAAAGTTTAGTTCAAAGTTTGACTTTTAAATATCTTCTAAATATGGCAGTATCGGGACGAAAGGTACCTGATTTTCAAGGTTCTTTATCCAAGGGCTCAGCAGAGGACTTTGATCATAGATGTGAACCATGTTTGGCGATTGGTCAGCAAATAGAAGCTCAtggattttgtgtggactgtcAAGAATACCTGTGTAAGAACTGCTTTGGTTATCATCAAAGAACGAAGGCTTCAAAGCATCATCAGCTGGTAAACAAAGATAATATGGATAAACATGCTGTTATCAAGGAGTCAGACGAATGCACCGAAAAGTGTCATGTGCACAAAAAGGAAGTGATTAAATTTTTCTGTCCAAAGCACGAAGTTCTCGGCTGCAACGATTGTATGGTCCTGAATCACAGAGCTTGTGACATTGACTATATACCTGATAAATGTGCAAGTATTGGGGACAGTTTAGAGTTCAGAGAGGTACTGAGGGAACTTGATCAAAAAGTAAATGAGGCTGATCATATTATAAAGCAGGCTTCAAATAGAGAAAAAGAATTAGATTCTTGCTATGATAAGCTGctcaaagaaattaaaatgtttcgcAAAGAGATAAATGATCGCTTAGACCAGCTACAAAAGAAAATCCAGACAGATGCTGACAAAAAGAAATCCACAGATAAACAAACGGTAAATAAGGTTCTTGAAATGTGTACAAAACTTTCTTCAGATATCAAACAACTACGGTCAAGACTACAAGATTACAAAGCCTCACAGCAGAAGGGACAGCTTTACATTACAATGAAACAAGCTAAATCCAAACTAAAGTCAGAAGAAATAAAGGAGGCAGACAGAAGTTTAGAAAAGACAAACATGCAATACACATTTGAGCAAAACCAAGACCTGAAAAACATGCTTTCAAGACAAGATGCATTTGGAAAGCTCAGTATTTCGTCTATTCTTGTAACTTCAAATATCAGGAAACCTTTCGACAAATTAACCCgcaaagaaaacataaatataaagaCGAAGTCAGATCGGAATGAATGCTGGATTACAGGATGTGTTGTTCTGTCCTCAAACAAACTTGTGGCGGCTGACAATAACAATGATAAACTGAAAGTTGttgacataaaaaataaagatgtAATAGAAGAGATAACACTTTCTTCAGGACCATGGGACATTGCAGTGATGCCTCAGGGTCATATTGCTGTGACGATGCCAGTTAAGAAAGAAATCCGTATCATGACAACAGCAGGTAAACTGTCAACTGTCCGCAAATTTCCAGCTAAAGGAAAATGTAGAGGTATAGCTTATCATGAGGGTCATCTCTATGTAGTTTGCAGTGACCCGAAGTGTGTATATGTTACAGATACACAATGTAACGTACAGAACGCAATTAAACTGGATGACAAGATATTTTACACACCAGACTACTTACTGCTGAGAAAGGATCTGAGACATATCTTCATCAGTGACTGGGGTAACGACATTGTCGTCAGTATAACATTACAAGGTGATATATCTGctgaatacaaaaacaaacactttaaatGCCCACGGGGAATGATGATACTAGACGATGGATCATTGCTGGTGTGCTGcagtaaaagtaaaagtaataGCAGCATATGTCGTATCTCGGGTGATTTGAAGCAATGTCACACAATGATAGATGATCTGTCATACCCGTACTCTGTGTGCCATAATCGTGATGCACATGAGGTCTATGTCGGATGTGACGATGATCAGATGGTTGTGTTCAGTTCAAAATAATGCGTTTTATGACATAGCAAACAGATTGGGTCATGTAAAAATACAATATTGTGTCATTCATATTTCATATGCATTCTTTAAAAGATGTTACAGGAATGGATGAAATAATTCTAAACATTTAGAATCTAATCCCTAATAATCAGAAAACAATTTTAACCGCTTACACAAAAGTGATAAACTAGAAAACAGTTATAACTGTTTAATGAAATTTGAAGCAGTTTAATTCTGACTGAACTATTGATAATATAATCACATTCTGAATTTTGTTACATCCTCTATTTATGTTGTACATGTacctatatatgaaaataatcgTTTTCCGGGGCAGATACAGGATTTTGGTTAGAGTGCATGGTGTTTTAGGGCATCCAGAATatcttcattttacaagtttgttatCTAAATAGatctaatattttaaatatatagtaGGCTAAATTTTTCCAATCCATCATTTGTACaggtaaaataaaaactttattatatataataattatcatatatatgaggcaaatttcttgaataaatttttgaaatttcacatcCGTTCTTAAAATCTTGGACTTTATTCTTTTGACTTTAatgttaacatacatgtatttggttCATTTTTTGAGCAGGTTTAATgtaaaaaacatggaaaaaatctattaaatattagataaataatatgagaCAGgtaatcaaatatttctttgtaacagccatgtgattttcattttatcatgtgatgtttgtaatgtgattaatacatgtattgtatcaATGTCGAATCATCTGAATATTTTAGCAAGTGGCAAGGTGTTCGGTCCTGTAATCAATATACCTGTACTATGATCTACTGTTTATTGACACATATAAATGGTAATTTTTGGTGAAGATTAGTTGTCATAAAATTAACGTTATTATGGGTTTGTTTAGTAAATAGTTTTATAAATAGCTATCAGTCGCGCTGGAGAGAGTATTCAAATTAATCACTGGGCCTCTAGACAGCCCTATACAAGTTGTCTAGAGATCCGGTAACCTGACCTCTAGATACTGGGTC
This genomic window contains:
- the LOC128554314 gene encoding uncharacterized protein LOC128554314; this translates as MAVSGRKVPDFQGSLSKGSAEDFDHRCEPCLAIGQQIEAHGFCVDCQEYLCKNCFGYHQRTKASKHHQLVNKDNMDKHAVIKESDECTEKCHVHKKEVIKFFCPKHEVLGCNDCMVLNHRACDIDYIPDKCASIGDSLEFREVLRELDQKVNEADHIIKQASNREKELDSCYDKLLKEIKMFRKEINDRLDQLQKKIQTDADKKKSTDKQTVNKVLEMCTKLSSDIKQLRSRLQDYKASQQKGQLYITMKQAKSKLKSEEIKEADRSLEKTNMQYTFEQNQDLKNMLSRQDAFGKLSISSILVTSNIRKPFDKLTRKENINIKTKSDRNECWITGCVVLSSNKLVAADNNNDKLKVVDIKNKDVIEEITLSSGPWDIAVMPQGHIAVTMPVKKEIRIMTTAGKLSTVRKFPAKGKCRGIAYHEGHLYVVCSDPKCVYVTDTQCNVQNAIKLDDKIFYTPDYLLLRKDLRHIFISDWGNDIVVSITLQGDISAEYKNKHFKCPRGMMILDDGSLLVCCSKSKSNSSICRISGDLKQCHTMIDDLSYPYSVCHNRDAHEVYVGCDDDQMVVFSSK